The Desulfurispora thermophila DSM 16022 genome contains a region encoding:
- a CDS encoding MBL fold metallo-hydrolase RNA specificity domain-containing protein has product MQITFYGAAGTVTGSCYLLEAGQSRVLVDCGMFQGPRAIRERNYGRFPFVPATVDAVLLTHAHIDHSGLLPKLVKHGFRKNIYATAATTDLCAVMLPDSGHIQEMEVERLNRKNRRAGRALLEPIYTADEARACLENFVRVEYNQLVRVTPEVSVRFIDAGHILGSAMLEVYVYEGQTQTKVLFTGDLGSRGKPFVRDPENVREADYVIMESTYGDRQHRDAGNRRQMLQLVAWETYHKGGNLVIPAFAVERTQDLLYDINLLVREGKFPPMRVYIDSPMAIAATEVFKKHPEIFDEETRQLIARGENPLKLPGLTYTVSAEESLQLNKIQGGAVILSASGMCDAGRIKHHLKHNLWRPESTILFVGYQAQGTKGRRLLEGVKQIRIHGEDIAVRADIRQIDGYSSHADQDALLNWLGAFSAPPRQVFLVHGEPQAAQTLAGLIKERLGYNVHIPVWQETAALTPGLTVTAEQVRQLYELVAGKMQSLLQSGAASSAYADIARTLAQLNGLLESTAAE; this is encoded by the coding sequence ATGCAGATAACATTTTACGGCGCTGCCGGTACGGTCACCGGTTCCTGCTACCTGCTGGAAGCCGGGCAGAGCCGCGTGCTGGTGGACTGCGGCATGTTTCAGGGGCCCCGGGCCATCCGCGAGCGCAACTACGGCCGTTTCCCCTTCGTGCCGGCCACAGTGGATGCGGTCCTGCTCACCCATGCCCACATTGACCACAGCGGCCTGTTGCCCAAACTGGTCAAACACGGCTTTCGCAAGAACATTTACGCCACAGCGGCCACGACCGATCTGTGCGCTGTCATGCTGCCCGACAGCGGCCACATTCAAGAAATGGAAGTGGAACGCCTCAACCGCAAAAACCGCCGCGCCGGCCGGGCTTTGCTGGAACCCATCTACACGGCGGACGAGGCCCGCGCCTGCCTGGAGAACTTTGTGCGGGTGGAATATAACCAGCTGGTGCGGGTTACCCCGGAAGTGAGCGTGCGCTTTATTGACGCCGGCCATATTCTGGGTTCGGCCATGCTGGAGGTGTATGTCTACGAGGGGCAGACCCAGACCAAGGTGCTGTTTACCGGTGACCTGGGCAGCCGGGGCAAACCCTTTGTCCGGGATCCGGAAAACGTGCGCGAGGCCGACTATGTAATCATGGAATCCACTTACGGCGACCGGCAGCACCGCGATGCCGGCAACCGGCGGCAAATGCTGCAACTGGTGGCCTGGGAAACCTACCACAAGGGCGGCAATCTGGTCATACCCGCCTTTGCCGTGGAGCGGACCCAGGACCTGCTCTACGACATTAACCTGCTGGTGCGCGAAGGCAAGTTTCCCCCCATGCGCGTGTATATTGACAGCCCCATGGCCATTGCCGCCACCGAAGTGTTCAAAAAACACCCGGAAATATTTGACGAGGAAACCCGCCAGCTGATCGCCCGCGGCGAAAACCCGCTTAAGCTGCCCGGTCTCACCTATACGGTCAGCGCGGAAGAGTCTTTGCAACTCAACAAAATCCAGGGCGGGGCCGTCATCCTGTCGGCCAGTGGCATGTGTGACGCCGGGCGGATCAAACACCACTTAAAGCACAACCTGTGGCGCCCCGAGAGCACCATTCTGTTTGTGGGTTACCAGGCCCAGGGCACCAAGGGGCGGCGGCTCCTGGAAGGGGTCAAACAAATCCGCATTCACGGCGAAGACATTGCCGTGCGCGCCGATATCCGGCAGATCGACGGTTACTCCTCCCACGCCGACCAGGATGCCCTGCTGAACTGGCTGGGCGCCTTCAGCGCCCCGCCGCGCCAGGTCTTCCTGGTGCACGGCGAGCCACAGGCGGCGCAAACCCTGGCCGGTTTAATCAAAGAGCGTCTGGGGTACAATGTGCACATACCGGTCTGGCAGGAGACCGCCGCCCTCACCCCCGGTTTGACCGTTACCGCCGAGCAGGTGCGCCAGCTGTACGAGCTGGTGGCCGGCAAGATGCAGTCGCTGCTGCAAAGCGGCGCTGCCAGCAGCGCTTACGCCGACATCGCCCGCACCCTGGCCCAGCTCAACGGCCTGCTGGAAAGTACGGCTGCTGAATAA
- a CDS encoding YggS family pyridoxal phosphate-dependent enzyme, giving the protein MQQDLRRNIALVRQKIARAARLAGRDPAQVTIVAVTKTVTPDVAALALQEGLAHLGENRVQELLHKQEKLSGLPAVWHLIGHLQTNKVKYLPGKVALVHSLDSWHLAREISRRFQAAGEVCRALVQVNVSGEKSKHGFAPGEVADFLAAARELPALELCGFMTMAPLVDEAEEARPVFRQLKTLAACWQADHPALDLSILSMGMSNDYEVAVQEGSTMVRIGSAIFGWNGFGQC; this is encoded by the coding sequence ATGCAGCAGGATTTAAGGCGTAATATCGCTTTGGTGCGACAAAAAATTGCCCGGGCCGCCCGGCTGGCGGGCCGGGACCCGGCACAGGTAACCATCGTGGCGGTGACCAAAACTGTCACACCGGACGTGGCCGCGCTGGCCCTGCAGGAGGGGCTGGCCCACCTGGGGGAAAACCGGGTGCAGGAACTGTTGCACAAGCAGGAAAAGCTGTCCGGTTTGCCGGCAGTCTGGCATTTGATCGGTCACCTGCAGACAAACAAGGTCAAATACCTGCCGGGCAAGGTGGCTCTGGTGCATTCCCTGGACAGCTGGCACCTGGCCCGGGAGATAAGCCGCCGTTTTCAGGCGGCGGGAGAAGTGTGCCGCGCTCTGGTGCAGGTCAACGTCTCCGGAGAAAAAAGCAAACACGGCTTTGCTCCCGGCGAGGTGGCCGACTTTCTGGCGGCGGCCCGGGAACTGCCCGCTCTGGAATTGTGCGGCTTTATGACCATGGCCCCCCTGGTGGATGAGGCGGAAGAAGCGCGGCCGGTTTTCCGGCAGTTGAAAACGCTGGCGGCCTGCTGGCAGGCCGACCACCCCGCACTGGATTTGAGTATATTGTCCATGGGTATGAGCAACGACTACGAAGTGGCCGTGCAGGAAGGCTCCACCATGGTGCGCATTGGGTCGGCCATTTTCGGGTGGAATGGTTTCGGACAGTGTTAG
- the pgeF gene encoding peptidoglycan editing factor PgeF: MPDGYQIVSHADVTCITFDILARSGVAGHCFTTRLGGVSSGPYAGLNLALHVGDREQDVLENRRLVCARLGASLDDMVAGQQVHGANVAVVGEAQRGAGARQYAGALPDTDALVTGRPGLVLASFYADCVPVFLLDPQRRAAGLAHAGWQGTRRKIAARAVQVMQSALGCRPQDILAVIGPSIGPCCYTVGADVYQHFVAAFPRHIDALARPAGPHKWHLDLWQSNRLVLLEAGLAEGNIYTARLCTSCREDLFFSYRRQGGRCGRMAALMRLL; the protein is encoded by the coding sequence GTGCCGGACGGTTATCAAATTGTCAGCCATGCGGATGTCACCTGCATCACTTTTGATATACTGGCGCGCAGCGGTGTTGCCGGCCACTGCTTTACCACCCGTCTGGGCGGTGTCAGCAGCGGCCCCTACGCCGGCCTGAACCTGGCCCTGCACGTGGGCGACCGGGAGCAGGATGTGCTGGAAAACCGCCGCCTGGTTTGTGCGCGGCTGGGGGCGTCCCTGGACGACATGGTGGCCGGGCAGCAGGTGCACGGCGCCAATGTGGCCGTGGTGGGTGAGGCGCAGCGCGGGGCGGGGGCGCGCCAGTACGCCGGCGCCCTGCCGGATACCGACGCCCTGGTCACCGGCCGGCCCGGCCTGGTGCTGGCCAGCTTTTACGCCGATTGTGTGCCCGTGTTTTTGTTGGACCCGCAGCGCCGGGCGGCAGGCTTAGCGCACGCCGGCTGGCAGGGAACCCGGCGCAAGATTGCCGCCCGTGCCGTGCAGGTCATGCAGAGCGCCCTGGGCTGCCGCCCGCAGGATATCCTGGCCGTTATCGGACCCTCCATCGGTCCCTGCTGTTACACAGTGGGTGCTGATGTTTACCAGCATTTCGTAGCTGCTTTCCCCCGGCATATTGATGCTCTGGCCCGGCCGGCCGGGCCGCACAAGTGGCACCTGGACCTCTGGCAGTCCAACCGCCTGGTGCTGCTGGAGGCCGGTCTGGCGGAGGGCAACATCTACACAGCCCGCCTGTGCACCAGCTGCCGGGAAGACCTGTTTTTCTCCTACCGCCGGCAGGGCGGGCGGTGCGGCCGCATGGCGGCGCTCATGCGTTTGCTGTAA
- a CDS encoding response regulator, with protein MPTVLVVEDDEHILELIKFHLEKESYRVLAAADGEQALVLAQQQRPDLIVLDVMLPGLDGLSVCRRLRQDRATAAIPVIMVSARGEELDKVLGLEIGADDYVTKPFSPRELMARVRARLRNRQENDGKPGQDRLDFGRLVIDQARYQVLLDGQRLELTPKEFDLLRFLAAEPGRVFSRDYLLEKIWGYDYTGDSRTVDVHIRHLRQKMEQVAGDVQFIETVRGVGYRFSERLP; from the coding sequence GTGCCCACAGTGCTGGTTGTGGAAGATGACGAACACATCCTGGAGCTGATCAAATTCCACCTGGAAAAAGAGTCCTACCGGGTGCTCGCCGCCGCGGACGGCGAACAGGCCCTGGTGCTGGCCCAGCAGCAGCGTCCCGATCTGATCGTTCTGGACGTCATGTTGCCCGGTCTGGACGGCCTTTCGGTCTGCCGCCGCCTGCGCCAGGACAGGGCCACTGCAGCCATTCCCGTGATCATGGTCAGCGCCCGGGGGGAAGAGCTGGACAAAGTGCTGGGGCTGGAAATCGGTGCCGATGATTATGTAACCAAGCCCTTTTCACCCCGCGAACTGATGGCCCGGGTGCGGGCCCGCCTGCGCAACCGTCAGGAGAATGACGGCAAGCCGGGTCAGGACCGGCTGGATTTCGGCCGTCTGGTCATTGACCAGGCCAGGTATCAGGTATTGCTGGACGGGCAGCGGCTGGAACTGACGCCCAAGGAATTTGATCTGCTGCGCTTTCTGGCTGCCGAGCCCGGCCGGGTCTTCTCCCGGGATTATCTGCTGGAAAAAATCTGGGGTTATGATTACACCGGCGACTCCCGCACTGTGGATGTACACATCCGGCATCTGAGACAAAAAATGGAACAGGTGGCGGGAGATGTGCAGTTCATCGAGACCGTGCGCGGTGTGGGTTACCGGTTTAGCGAACGGCTGCCGTAG
- a CDS encoding HlyD family efflux transporter periplasmic adaptor subunit: MTKKGRQKSPALRPAALLLVLVGLLLAGLLINQFYGFLLHHWVRTEALSEGRMLVTLPLEGYLGKQEYPGQPVPDGGRFTPLLPRGQRVRRGQVVGKISRGPGAVEEVVSAPASGIFWPEVDGLERLLSPDKLELLTPDRLADLGEQAGAAEGRAGQVSAVAGKIIDNLGPVYLLAGLPAQAPALPAGDAVTILWQGRKLSARLEQQTGSWVFFRLDNYPQNLVVQRRISCQLVLESRRGLVVTQGSVRRIDGRDCLLVVAGRRAKAVPVEIKAQDGKYLLIEGASLALGQRYITGPAWIRPGQRVE; this comes from the coding sequence TTGACAAAAAAAGGCAGGCAAAAGTCGCCCGCACTTCGCCCCGCTGCATTATTACTTGTACTGGTGGGGCTCTTGCTGGCGGGTTTGCTGATTAACCAGTTTTATGGTTTTTTGCTGCACCACTGGGTGCGGACGGAAGCTCTGAGCGAGGGTCGGATGTTGGTGACCTTGCCTCTGGAAGGTTACCTCGGTAAACAGGAATACCCTGGACAGCCGGTGCCGGACGGTGGGCGCTTTACGCCCCTTCTGCCCCGGGGCCAGCGGGTGCGCCGGGGTCAGGTGGTGGGTAAAATCAGCCGGGGTCCCGGGGCGGTGGAGGAGGTTGTCAGCGCGCCGGCCAGCGGCATTTTCTGGCCGGAAGTGGATGGCCTGGAGCGGCTGCTCAGCCCGGACAAGCTGGAGCTGCTGACGCCGGACAGGCTGGCTGACCTGGGTGAGCAGGCCGGTGCGGCGGAAGGCAGGGCCGGGCAGGTAAGCGCTGTAGCGGGCAAAATCATTGACAACCTGGGACCGGTATACCTGCTGGCCGGGCTGCCCGCGCAGGCTCCCGCGCTGCCGGCCGGGGATGCAGTCACCATCTTGTGGCAGGGGCGTAAATTGAGCGCCCGGTTGGAACAACAAACCGGCTCCTGGGTTTTTTTCCGGCTGGATAACTATCCGCAGAATCTGGTGGTGCAGCGCCGTATTTCCTGTCAACTGGTGCTGGAAAGCCGGCGCGGTCTGGTGGTGACGCAGGGCAGTGTGCGGCGCATTGACGGACGGGATTGCCTGCTGGTGGTGGCGGGACGCCGGGCCAAAGCGGTACCGGTGGAAATTAAGGCGCAGGACGGGAAATACTTGTTAATTGAAGGTGCATCCCTGGCCCTGGGCCAGCGCTATATTACCGGCCCGGCCTGGATCAGGCCCGGGCAGCGGGTGGAGTAA
- the pstB gene encoding phosphate ABC transporter ATP-binding protein PstB, whose protein sequence is MAGQNKIAVTGLNLFYGDFQALYDINIQIPPHHITALIGPSGCGKSTFLRTLNRMNDLYPGVRVTGQVLLDGEDIYAPGTDVVALRKRVGMVFQRPNPFPMSVYDNVAYGPRIHGIKNKRQLDEIVEMSLRGAALWEEVQDRLFKPALGLSGGQQQRLCIARLLAVEPEVLLMDEPSSALDPISTLKIEELIQVLKRDYTIVIVTHNMQQAARVSDSTAFFLCGELIEFGPTEEIFTRPVDKRTEDYITGRFG, encoded by the coding sequence TTGGCTGGGCAGAACAAAATCGCGGTTACCGGTCTGAATTTATTTTACGGTGATTTTCAGGCCCTTTACGATATCAATATCCAGATTCCACCCCATCATATCACGGCGCTGATCGGCCCCTCCGGGTGTGGCAAGTCCACCTTTTTGCGCACCCTGAACCGCATGAACGACCTTTATCCCGGGGTGCGCGTCACCGGGCAGGTTTTGTTGGACGGGGAGGACATTTACGCTCCCGGCACCGACGTGGTGGCGCTGCGCAAGCGGGTGGGCATGGTTTTCCAGCGGCCCAATCCCTTTCCCATGAGCGTGTACGATAACGTGGCCTACGGCCCGCGCATTCACGGTATCAAAAACAAGCGCCAGCTGGATGAGATTGTGGAAATGAGCCTGCGCGGAGCGGCGCTGTGGGAGGAAGTGCAGGACCGCCTGTTCAAGCCGGCCCTGGGCCTATCCGGCGGGCAGCAGCAGCGCCTGTGCATTGCCCGCCTGCTGGCCGTGGAACCGGAAGTGCTCTTGATGGATGAACCCAGTTCGGCTCTGGACCCCATTTCCACCCTGAAGATTGAAGAGCTGATTCAAGTTCTAAAACGCGATTACACCATTGTCATCGTCACCCACAATATGCAACAGGCGGCGCGGGTCTCCGACAGCACAGCCTTTTTTCTGTGCGGTGAGTTGATCGAGTTCGGACCCACGGAAGAAATATTCACCCGGCCGGTGGACAAACGCACCGAGGATTATATTACCGGCCGTTTCGGTTAA